The following proteins are co-located in the Festucalex cinctus isolate MCC-2025b chromosome 15, RoL_Fcin_1.0, whole genome shotgun sequence genome:
- the sdad1 gene encoding protein SDA1 homolog yields MSGRQNNKLPNNLPQLQNLIKRDPQSYVDEFLQQYRHYQSNVQIFKLQPDKPNKELAELVMFLAQVGHCYLQHLSTFPKELTELLLSHHTVMEADLRMTFCKALILLRNKDLIDPTGLLELFFELLRCHDKLLRKTLYTHIVADIKNINAKHKNNKVNSSLQNFMYTMLRDRNPIAAKISLDVMVELYKRNIWNDTKTVNVITTACFSSVTKILVAALKFFLGTDEDNEGSDSESETEGPTARDLMVRFNTGKKTSKNKRKLEKAMKVLKKHKKKKKAEVFNFSAIHLIYDPQDFSEKLLKQLENSKERFEVKIMMMELISRLVGIHELFLFNYYPFIQRFLQPHQREVTKILLCAAQSSHQLVPPEIIESVIRTIANNFVTDRNSGEVMTVGINAIKEVVARCPLAINEDLLQDLAQYKTHKDKNVMMSSRGLIQLFRNLNPQMLHKKDRGRPTEASSEARVKDYGELGAKDYIPGAEVLEAEEEVKEGEEDGWESASVSDEDEDGEWVDVHHSSDEDMTEVAEKLKSLPAEEREAKAAAVSSGRLLTQEDFKKIRLAQMAKEVNAAPGKKRKAADSDDEDHNRGELLSLRDIEKLHKKPKADKETRLATAMAGRTDRKEFVRKKTKLNPHASTSNKEKRRTKNFMMMRHSRNVRTKGKRSFREKQIALRDALLKRKKQRK; encoded by the exons ATGTCAGGACGACAAAACAACAAGTTGCCGAACAATTTGCCGCAACTGCAGAATCTAATCAAGAGAGATCCGCAGTCTTACGTGGACGAG TTTTTGCAGCAGTACAGACACTACCAGTCCAATGTGCAGATCTTTAAACTGCAGCCAGATAAACCCAATAAAGAGCTGGCGGAGCTTGTCATGTTCCTTGCTCAG GTGGGCCACTGTTATCTGCAGCATTTGTCTACTTTTCCAAAAGAGCTGACTGAGTTGTTACTTAGTCACCACACAGTCATGGAGGCAGACTTGAGAATG ACCTTCTGCAAGGCTTTGATTCTCTTGCGAAACAAAGACCTGATCGACCCCACCGGCCTGCTCGAACTTTTCTTTGAACTGCTGCGATGTCACGACAAGCTGCTCCGCAAG acgTTATACACGCACATCGTGGCTGACATCAAAAACATCAACGccaagcacaaaaacaacaaggtgAACTCG TCATTGCAGAACTTCATGTACACTATGCTGAGAGACCGCAACCCCATCGCAGCCAAGATCTCATTAGATGTGATGGTAGAACTATACAAAAGGAACATttg GAACGACACCAAAACGGTCAACGTCATCACCACGGCGTGCTTCTCCAGCGTGACAAAG ATCCTGGTGGCCGCACTCAAGTTTTTCTTGGGCACAGATGAAGACAACGAGGGCAGCGACTCAGAATCAGAG ACAGAGGGACCAACAGCACGTGACTTGATGGTAAGATTCAACACGGGGAAGAAAACTTCCAAAAACAAGAGAAAGCTGGAAAAAGCAATGAAAGTCCTCAAG aaacacaagaagaagaagaaagccgaGGTGTTCAACTTTTCCGCCATTCACCTCATTTACGATCCTCAAG ACTTCTCAGAGAAGCTCCTGAAGCAGCTGGAAAACTCCAAAGAGCGCTTTGAGGTCAAGATCATGATGATGGAGCTCATTTCCAGACTGGTCGGGATCCACGAG CTCTTCCTGTTCAATTATTATCCGTTCATCCAGAGGTTCCTTCAACCCCACCAAAGAG AGGTGACAAAGATCCTCCTGTGCGCCGCGCAGTCCTCCCACCAGCTCGTCCCGCCCGAG ATCATCGAGTCGGTCATCCGCACCATCGCCAACAACTTTGTTACGGATCGAAACTCTGGCGAGGTCATGACTGTGGG GATCAACGCCATCAAAGAGGTGGTGGCCCGTTGTCCTCTTGCAATCAATGAGGACCTGCTACAAGACCTGGCCCAGTACAAGACGCACAAAGACAAGA ACGTGATGATGTCTTCAAGAGGTCTCATCCAGCTTTTTAGGAATCTCAACCCACAAATGCTGCACAAAAAGGACAGG GGAAGGCCCACAGAGGCGTCGTCGGAGGCCAGGGTGAAGGACTACGGCGAGCTGGGAGCTAAAGACTACATCCCTGGAGCGGAGGTGCtggaggcggaggaggaagTCAAAGAGGGCGAAGAAG ACGGCTGGGAGAGCGCCAGTGTGAGCGACGAGGATGAAGACGGGGAGTGGGTGGACGTCCACCACTCATCTGATGAAGACATGACCGAAGTG GCCGAAAAGCTGAAGAGTTTACCAGCTGAAGAGCGGGAAGCCAAAGCGGCGGCGGTAAGCAGCGGCCGGCTCCTCACGCAAGAGGACTTCAAGAAGATCCGACTGGCCCAGATGGCCAAGGAGGTCAACGCTGCGCCAGGGAAGAAGAGGAAAGCGGCGGACAGCGACGACGAAGACCACAACAG AGGGGAGCTGCTCAGCCTGAGGGACATTGAGAAGCTCCATAAGAAACCAAAAGCTGACAAGGAGACACGCCTGGCAACAGCAAtg GCGGGCCGAACGGACCGTAAGgaatttgtgaggaaaaagacCAAGTTAAATCCTCACGCCAGCACCAGCAACAAAGAGAAGAGACGCACCAAGAACTTCATGATGATGCGGCACAGCCGCAACGTTCGAACCAAAGGCAAACGTTCCTTCAGGGAGAAACAA ATTGCTCTTCGGGATGCACTCCTAAAAAGGAAGAAGCAACGCAAGTAG
- the klhl8 gene encoding kelch-like protein 8: MAPGDVVPEHAKQPKPKEKRPTAAAAAAKSSKVNCESDGSFVFEAHEAWKDFHNSLRHFYQVGELCDVTLKVGSRLIPCHKLVLACVIPYFRAMFLSEMTEAKQKLIEIKDFDGDAIQDLVHFAYSSKLTLTVDNVQPLLYAACILQVELVARACCEYMKAHFHPTNCLAVRTFAESHNRVDLMDMADRYACEHFSEVVECEDFTCVSPQHLRTLLASSELHIHSETQVYKAAVKWLKANPQHHHAWLDHIFSQVRLPLLPVDFLTGTVAKDEMIKGNLSCRDLMDEARNYHLHLSNKLVPDFEYSVRTVPRKHTAGVLFCVGGRGGSGDPFRSIECYSISKNSWFQGPEMNSRRRHVGVISVGGKVYAVGGHDGSEHLGNMEVFDPLTNKWMMKASMNTKRRGIALAALGGPIYAIGGLDDNSCFDDVERYDIESNCWSAVAHMNTPRGGVGSVALGTFVYAVGGNDGRASLSSVERFDPHLNKWTEVNEMGQRRAGNGVSKLNGCLYVVGGFDDNSPLSSVERFDPRANRWEYVSEMTTPRGGVGVATVMSRVFAVGGHNGNIYLNTVEAFEPRMNRWELVGSVAHCRAGAGVAVCSSHVSQIRDIDQGSSNVVNCM; the protein is encoded by the exons ATGGCACCTGGGGACGTGGTGCCGGAGCATGCCAAGCAGCCCAAGCCCAAGGAGAAGCGCCccactgccgccgccgccgccgccaagtCGTCAAAAGTTAACTGCGAGTCAGACGGCTCATTTGTGTTTGAGGCCCACGAGGCGTGGAAGGACTTCCACAACTCGCTGAGACATTTCTATCAAGTGGGAGAGCTTTGCGACGTCACACTTAAG GTCGGAAGCAGGCTGATACCATGTCACAAGCTTGTGTTGGCCTGCGTTATCCCCTACTTCAG GGCCATGTTTCTGTCAGAAATGACAGAGGCCAAGCAGAAACTGATTGAGATCAAGGACTTTGATGGCGACGCCATCCAGGATCTGGTCCACTTTGCCTATTCCTCCAAGCTAACGCTCACCGTAGACAACGTTCAGCCTCTGCTTTATGCCGCCTGCATCCTTCAG GTGGAGCTGGTGGCGCGGGCGTGCTGCGAGTACATGAAGGCCCACTTCCACCCCACCAACTGCTTGGCGGTGCGCACCTTCGCCGAGAGCCACAACCGCGTGGACCTGATGGACATGGCCGACCGCTACGCCTGCGAGCACTTCAGCGAGGTGGTGGAGTGCGAGGACTTCACGTGCGTGTCGCCGCAGCACCTGCGCACGCTGCTGGCCTCCAGCGAGCTCCACATCCACTCGGAGACGCAGGTGTACAAGGCGGCCGTCAAGTGGCTCAAAGCGAACCCGCAGCACCACCACGCCTGGCTGGATCACATCTTCTCTCAG GTGCGCCTGCCGCTGCTCCCCGTAGACTTCCTGACCGGCACGGTGGCCAAGGACGAGATGATCAAAGGCAACCTGAGCTGCCGCGACCTGATGGACGAGGCCCGCAACTACCACCTGCACCTCAGCAACAAGCTTGTGCCCGACTTCGAGTACTCGGTCCGAACCGTGCCCCGAAAACACACCGCAG GGGTTCTGTTCTGCGTGGGAGGTCGTGGGGGTTCTGGTGACCCATTTCGCAGTATCGAGTGCTACTCCATTAGTAAGAACAGCTGGTTTCAGGGCCCTGAGATGAACAGCAGACGGCGGCATGTTGGTGTCATTTCAGTAGGAG GGAAGGTTTACGCCGTGGGTGGACACGATGGTAGCGAGCACCTGGGCAACATGGAGGTGTTTGACCCCCTCACCAACAAGTGGATGATGAAAGCCTCCATGAACACCAAGAG GAGAGGTATCGCTCTGGCCGCGCTGGGCGGTCCCATCTACGCTATCGGCGGCCTGGACGACAACTCGTGCTTCGACGACGTGGAGCGCTACGACATCGAGAGCAACTGCTGGAGCGCCGTGGCCCACATGAACACGCCCAGAGGCGGCGTGGGCTCCGTGGCGTTGGGG ACTTTCGTGTACGCGGTGGGCGGCAACGACGGCAGGGCTTCACTGTCGAGCGTGGAGCGATTCGACCCGCACCTCAACAAGTGGACTGAAGTCAACGAGATGGGCCAGCGGCGCGCCGGCAACGGGGTCAGCAAGCTCAACGGATGCCTCTACGTCGTCG GCGGCTTCGACGACAACTCGCCGCTGAGCTCCGTGGAGCGTTTCGACCCGCGGGCCAACCGCTGGGAGTACGTGTCGGAGATGACCACCCCGCGCGGCGGCGTGGGCGTCGCCACGGTGATGAGCCGCGTGTTCGCAGTGGGCGGGCACAACGGCAACATCTACTTGAACACGGTGGAGGCCTTCGAGCCACGCATGAACAG GTGGGAGCTGGTGGGCTCCGTGGCGCACTGCCGAGCCGGCGCGGGCGTGGCCGTTTGCTCGTCGCACGTCAGCCAGATCAGAGATATCGACCAGGGATCCAGCAACGTCGTCAACTGCATGTGA